The following proteins are encoded in a genomic region of Synechococcus sp. CBW1002:
- a CDS encoding PhoH family protein: MRKTFVLDTNVLLHDPEAMRRFEDNNVVIPIEVVEEIDRFKRDPSEKGRNARQVSRLLDDLRSRGNLSEGVPLDGRDGGHLKVVFCRSETLTQLPPELKAGNGDNNILAVALEQRLSEVMGSQPPVVLVTKDTNLRIKADAVGLTAQDYTTDKVDIADLYPGVCEVWIDAGRMDQVKGDGGLAIAALPDGAIPGGTLQANEGVMLVDPAQPSHTLLARYDAADGAIHPLQRVTKVKLGRVQARNREQSFALDLLLDPAVQLVTLVGKAGTGKTLLALAAGLHQVADEHRYDRMLVTRPVISLGKELGFLPGDLEDKMGPWMQPIIDNLDFLLGGEDRGSMRAGQRGPRNSWADLKGMGLLEVEAISYIRGRSIPRQFMVVDEAQNLTPHEVKTIVTRVGEGTKIVLTGDPYQIDNPYVDAESNGLTWLVERFKGQPLAGHVTLLRGERSALAELAANLL, translated from the coding sequence ATGCGCAAGACCTTCGTTCTCGACACCAATGTGCTGCTGCACGACCCCGAGGCGATGCGTCGCTTTGAAGACAACAACGTCGTGATTCCGATCGAGGTCGTCGAGGAGATCGATCGCTTCAAGCGCGATCCCTCTGAAAAGGGGCGCAATGCCCGCCAGGTGTCGCGCCTGCTCGACGACCTGCGCAGCCGCGGCAATCTCTCGGAAGGAGTGCCGCTCGACGGCAGGGATGGCGGACACCTCAAGGTGGTGTTCTGCCGCAGTGAAACCCTCACCCAACTGCCGCCGGAACTGAAGGCTGGCAATGGCGACAACAACATCCTGGCCGTAGCCCTTGAGCAGCGGCTCTCGGAGGTGATGGGCAGCCAACCTCCGGTGGTGCTGGTCACCAAGGACACCAACCTGCGCATCAAGGCCGATGCGGTGGGACTCACCGCGCAGGATTACACCACCGACAAGGTGGACATCGCCGATCTCTATCCCGGCGTCTGCGAGGTCTGGATCGACGCAGGCCGGATGGATCAGGTCAAAGGAGATGGGGGACTGGCGATCGCGGCGCTGCCGGATGGGGCCATTCCCGGCGGAACGCTGCAGGCCAATGAAGGGGTGATGCTGGTGGATCCAGCCCAGCCCAGCCACACCCTGCTGGCCCGCTATGACGCGGCCGATGGGGCGATCCATCCGCTGCAGCGGGTGACGAAGGTGAAGCTGGGGCGGGTACAGGCCCGCAACCGCGAGCAGAGCTTTGCCCTCGATCTGCTGCTGGATCCGGCCGTGCAGCTGGTGACATTGGTGGGCAAGGCGGGCACCGGCAAGACCCTGCTGGCCCTGGCGGCGGGGCTGCATCAGGTGGCGGATGAGCACCGCTACGACCGCATGCTGGTAACGCGGCCGGTGATCTCCCTGGGCAAGGAACTCGGCTTTCTGCCGGGGGATCTGGAGGACAAGATGGGTCCCTGGATGCAACCGATCATCGACAACCTCGATTTCCTGCTCGGCGGCGAAGACCGCGGGTCGATGCGGGCCGGCCAGCGGGGGCCACGCAACAGCTGGGCGGATCTGAAGGGGATGGGCTTGCTGGAAGTGGAGGCGATCAGCTACATCCGCGGCCGCTCGATTCCACGCCAGTTCATGGTGGTGGACGAGGCGCAGAACCTCACCCCCCATGAGGTGAAGACGATCGTGACCCGGGTGGGCGAGGGCACCAAGATCGTGCTCACCGGCGATCCTTATCAGATCGACAATCCCTACGTGGATGCGGAAAGCAACGGCCTCACCTGGCTGGTGGAGCGCTTCAAGGGCCAGCCCCTGGCGGGCCATGTCACCTTGCTGCGTGGTGAGCGCTCGGCCCTGGCGGAACTGGCGGCCAACCTCCTCTGA
- a CDS encoding DUF3685 domain-containing protein encodes MADPLLRHGLASLLSGEPSGYRVALTAEALQGAPQLILWCLAAPLPAPEALLTEVQHLQERWQPAPILLTLPAGATDRREQWLALPVQGLLQDPDPDALLEAITTLLAGGRVVHLAASGSAAAAPPSSAPVLGLGQWLLLSGLQQIDADLALCAHLLDPPPQSLLQQLLLEGRQRELRVARQLLLWIWAPAQLAWSQEIPELPSPPAEASGTALTRRSSTSLTLRQRDASSVWQAIRARLQETCRAELANRSGLLLALEGLSPSRREDLLLALLEQFDRLRLRLMQDNQRGVTLQDSWRAWQAELRREALRCMAGTYVQLPCDGSLRPVADTLLASAALTDDDPELPDPQPMLISLVQAQPVMVDGRLLAPDEPLALLHLELLVSNWLVRSAELICLDVLACCGAWPELRRYLLRPELLSTRNLERLRNRLSAQQRWSEWFERPVLLYESRRQLFRLDQGAIETLALTEPRDQELRRLGWWQQLVTLALEGRDALAPQLQALLRRLGDFVVVLLTQVVGRGLGLIGRGILQGMGRSVGRS; translated from the coding sequence TTGGCTGACCCCCTGCTGCGCCATGGGCTGGCCAGCCTGCTCAGCGGTGAGCCCAGCGGCTACCGGGTGGCCCTCACTGCCGAGGCGCTTCAGGGTGCGCCGCAGTTGATCCTGTGGTGCCTGGCGGCCCCCTTGCCCGCACCTGAGGCCTTGCTGACCGAAGTGCAGCACCTGCAGGAGCGCTGGCAACCGGCACCGATCCTGCTGACCCTGCCCGCCGGGGCCACCGACCGGCGCGAACAGTGGCTGGCTCTGCCGGTGCAGGGACTGCTGCAGGACCCCGACCCCGACGCTCTGCTGGAGGCGATCACGACCTTGCTGGCCGGCGGGCGGGTGGTGCACCTCGCTGCCAGCGGCAGCGCAGCGGCGGCTCCGCCGAGCAGCGCGCCGGTGCTGGGGCTGGGTCAGTGGTTGCTGCTCAGCGGTCTGCAGCAGATCGATGCCGATCTGGCCCTCTGCGCCCACCTGCTCGATCCGCCGCCGCAGAGCCTGTTGCAGCAACTGCTGCTGGAGGGCCGCCAGCGGGAGCTGCGGGTCGCCCGGCAGTTGCTGCTGTGGATCTGGGCACCGGCCCAGCTGGCCTGGAGCCAGGAGATCCCGGAGCTGCCGTCTCCCCCCGCTGAGGCCAGCGGCACGGCCCTGACCCGCCGCTCCAGCACCAGCCTCACCCTGCGCCAGCGGGATGCCAGCAGCGTCTGGCAGGCGATCCGAGCCCGCCTGCAGGAGACCTGCCGCGCCGAGCTGGCCAACCGCAGTGGCCTGCTGCTGGCCCTTGAGGGGCTCAGCCCCAGCCGCCGGGAAGACCTGCTGCTGGCCCTGCTGGAGCAGTTCGACCGCCTGCGCCTGCGGCTGATGCAGGACAACCAGCGTGGTGTGACCCTGCAGGACAGCTGGCGGGCCTGGCAGGCGGAGCTGCGCCGCGAGGCCCTGCGCTGCATGGCCGGCACCTACGTGCAATTGCCCTGCGATGGCAGCCTCCGGCCCGTGGCCGACACCCTGCTGGCCAGTGCGGCACTCACCGACGACGACCCGGAACTGCCCGATCCCCAGCCGATGCTGATCAGCCTGGTGCAGGCCCAGCCGGTGATGGTCGACGGACGGCTGCTGGCGCCGGATGAACCGCTGGCCTTGCTCCACCTCGAACTGCTGGTCAGCAACTGGCTGGTGCGCAGCGCGGAGCTGATCTGCCTCGATGTGCTGGCCTGCTGCGGGGCCTGGCCGGAACTGCGCCGCTATCTGCTGCGGCCCGAACTGCTCTCGACCCGCAACCTGGAGCGGTTGCGCAACCGCCTCAGCGCCCAGCAGCGCTGGAGCGAATGGTTCGAGCGGCCCGTGCTGCTCTACGAAAGCCGGCGGCAGTTGTTCCGGCTCGACCAGGGTGCCATCGAGACCCTCGCCCTCACCGAGCCCCGTGATCAGGAACTGCGCCGGCTGGGCTGGTGGCAGCAGCTGGTCACCCTGGCGCTGGAGGGCCGCGATGCCCTGGCTCCCCAGCTCCAGGCCCTGCTGCGCCGGCTCGGCGATTTCGTGGTGGTGCTCCTCACCCAGGTGGTGGGTCGCGGTCTGGGCTTGATCGGCCGCGGCATCCTGCAGGGCATGGGCCGCAGTGTGGGCCGCAGCTGA
- a CDS encoding SIMPL domain-containing protein produces the protein MSTPASPAPDRGSAAAFLGPLRRTPPLVFAMAVLGVGLVTASAVAVKGLRRANDAITVTGASTERIRSDFADWMVVVSAGGASQQESWQALQPLVQRSRTWLQEQGIAAAELSLDPVRSDREEVRDPRTGELRSVSWTSRQTLRIASPDVDRIARVSAGIGSLIGEGIPLTIEEPAYTFTKLAEKRVDMLAKATRDARQRAVAIAREAGSGIGAITNADTGLFQITRPNSTDIGDGGSYDTRTIDKDITAIMGVTFRVE, from the coding sequence ATGTCCACTCCCGCATCTCCCGCCCCGGATCGGGGCAGCGCTGCCGCCTTTCTGGGTCCGCTGCGGCGCACACCGCCCCTGGTGTTCGCCATGGCGGTGCTGGGGGTTGGACTGGTCACAGCCAGCGCCGTGGCGGTGAAGGGGTTGCGTCGCGCCAATGACGCCATCACCGTGACCGGCGCCAGCACCGAACGGATCCGCAGCGACTTCGCCGATTGGATGGTGGTGGTGAGCGCCGGCGGCGCCAGCCAGCAGGAGTCGTGGCAGGCCCTGCAGCCGCTGGTGCAACGCAGCCGCACCTGGCTCCAGGAGCAGGGCATCGCGGCGGCGGAGCTCTCGCTTGATCCGGTGCGTTCGGACCGGGAGGAGGTGCGCGATCCCCGCACCGGCGAGTTGCGATCGGTGAGCTGGACCAGTCGCCAGACCCTGCGCATCGCCAGCCCCGATGTGGACCGGATCGCGCGGGTCTCGGCCGGCATTGGCAGCCTGATCGGCGAGGGCATCCCGCTCACGATCGAGGAGCCGGCCTACACCTTCACCAAGCTGGCGGAGAAGCGGGTGGACATGCTCGCCAAGGCCACCCGTGATGCGCGGCAGCGGGCCGTTGCCATCGCGCGCGAGGCCGGCAGCGGCATCGGCGCGATCACCAACGCCGACACTGGCCTGTTCCAGATCACCCGTCCCAACTCCACGGACATCGGCGACGGTGGCTCCTACGACACCCGCACCATCGACAAGGACATCACGGCGATCATGGGGGTGACCTTCCGGGTGGAGTGA
- a CDS encoding F420-0:Gamma-glutamyl ligase, with protein sequence MPVLLPSILLVALAFGLTLLWLELGHRLRPASPLRLSSGAWRVQRCNAGGSSGEQGDAGSGGSVELSGSLTLRNPHPRMEVFVPELRVNPVLLGRGDLSALRVSTRVTPHHPDEDARSDGYWFAYILKGRKSTEVEVSVRISAAADVDLRSLLDTLWLEVFWINYGPFGRLERRDGLLVPLRKPGVLTEVEAPWREGERCRVLPIRTHLLGVLDDPEAVLQRYAGPLLQPGDILTIGETPLAVMQGRYHHPATVQPSMLARLLCRVFHPTSSLASACGLQTLIDVVGPARVLCAWLAGSAMKLVGLKGGFYRLAGDQARLIDDITGTTPPYDQTIVLGPHQPEDVCERLAAALGVGVAIVDVNDLGRVKVLAASQGCDEALLQRALRPNPAGNANERTPLVLVRPA encoded by the coding sequence TTGCCCGTGCTGCTCCCCTCGATCCTGCTGGTGGCCCTCGCCTTCGGCCTCACCCTGCTGTGGCTGGAGCTGGGCCACCGCCTGAGGCCCGCATCGCCCCTGCGGCTCAGTTCCGGTGCCTGGCGGGTGCAGCGCTGCAACGCAGGCGGCAGCTCAGGTGAACAGGGCGATGCCGGCAGCGGCGGCAGCGTGGAGCTGAGCGGCAGCCTGACGCTGCGCAATCCCCACCCCCGCATGGAGGTGTTCGTGCCGGAGCTGCGGGTCAATCCCGTGCTGCTCGGCCGCGGTGATCTCTCCGCACTCCGCGTCTCCACCCGGGTGACGCCCCATCACCCGGATGAAGACGCCCGCTCCGATGGCTACTGGTTCGCCTACATCCTCAAGGGCCGCAAGAGCACCGAGGTGGAGGTCTCGGTACGGATCAGCGCAGCGGCAGACGTGGACCTCCGCTCCCTGCTCGACACCCTCTGGCTGGAGGTGTTCTGGATCAACTACGGCCCCTTCGGCCGACTCGAGCGGCGTGACGGACTGCTGGTCCCCCTGCGTAAGCCTGGTGTGCTCACCGAGGTCGAGGCCCCCTGGCGCGAGGGTGAACGCTGCCGGGTGTTGCCGATCCGCACCCATCTGCTGGGGGTGCTCGACGATCCCGAGGCTGTGCTGCAGCGCTACGCCGGCCCTCTGCTGCAGCCCGGCGACATCCTCACCATCGGCGAGACGCCCCTGGCGGTGATGCAGGGCCGCTACCACCATCCCGCCACGGTGCAGCCCTCGATGCTGGCCCGTCTGCTCTGCCGTGTGTTCCATCCCACCAGCAGCCTGGCGAGTGCCTGCGGGCTGCAGACCCTGATCGATGTGGTGGGTCCGGCGCGGGTGCTCTGCGCCTGGCTGGCGGGATCGGCCATGAAGCTGGTGGGGCTCAAGGGTGGCTTCTACCGACTGGCCGGGGATCAGGCCCGCCTGATCGACGACATCACCGGCACCACCCCCCCCTACGACCAGACGATCGTGCTGGGCCCGCATCAGCCCGAGGACGTCTGTGAACGCCTGGCTGCCGCCCTCGGTGTGGGTGTGGCGATCGTGGATGTGAACGATCTGGGCCGCGTCAAGGTGCTGGCGGCCAGCCAGGGTTGCGATGAAGCCCTGCTGCAGCGAGCCCTGCGGCCCAATCCGGCCGGTAATGCCAACGAGCGCACGCCGCTTGTGCTGGTACGCCCGGCCTAA
- the fumC gene encoding class II fumarate hydratase, which produces MPPSPPLSPSQPGAAATRIETDSLGEVAVPAGHLWGAQTQRSLRYFGFGQAMPLEVVHAFAQLKAACAEVNHEEGKLTADLAERIVAAAEAVANGELDGEFPLRVWQTGSGTQTNMNVNEVIANLAIRAAGGVLGSKSPVHPNDHVNLSQSSNDTFPTALHIAVVIGLERRLRPALQALIEALRAKAEAYADVIKIGRTHLQDAVPLGLGQEFGGYVAQLELGLESLKATLPQVHQLAIGGTAVGTGLNAPRGYGEKVAARLSQRIGLPFTSAPNKFQALAGHEPLAAAHGALTVLAGSLMKIANDIRWLGSGPRCGLGELILPENEPGSSIMPGKVNPTQCESLTMVAVQVMGNNTAVQMAASQGNFELNVFKPLIAHNLLESIELLAGACSSFREHCIEGLRPDEGRIEALLDQSLMLVTALTPAIGYDRACSIAKHAHQHQLSLREAALVLGDLTAEEFDHWVQPEQMV; this is translated from the coding sequence GTGCCCCCGTCTCCGCCTCTCTCTCCGTCCCAGCCCGGTGCTGCCGCCACCCGGATCGAAACGGACAGCCTTGGGGAGGTGGCGGTTCCGGCCGGCCATCTCTGGGGAGCCCAGACCCAGCGCTCCTTGCGCTATTTCGGCTTCGGGCAGGCCATGCCCCTGGAGGTGGTGCATGCCTTCGCTCAGCTCAAGGCGGCCTGCGCTGAGGTGAACCACGAGGAGGGCAAGCTCACCGCCGATCTGGCGGAGCGGATCGTGGCTGCGGCCGAGGCGGTGGCCAACGGCGAGCTGGATGGCGAGTTTCCGCTGCGGGTGTGGCAGACGGGCTCCGGCACCCAGACCAACATGAACGTCAACGAGGTGATCGCCAACTTGGCGATCAGGGCCGCTGGCGGTGTGCTGGGCAGCAAGAGTCCGGTGCATCCCAATGATCACGTCAACCTCAGCCAGTCGAGCAACGACACCTTCCCCACGGCCCTGCACATCGCCGTGGTGATTGGCCTTGAACGCCGACTGAGGCCAGCGCTGCAGGCCCTGATCGAGGCGCTGCGGGCCAAGGCCGAGGCCTATGCCGACGTGATCAAGATCGGTCGCACCCACCTGCAGGATGCGGTGCCCCTTGGCCTGGGCCAGGAGTTCGGCGGCTACGTGGCCCAGCTGGAGCTGGGCCTGGAGAGCCTCAAGGCCACCCTGCCCCAGGTGCACCAGCTGGCGATCGGCGGCACCGCCGTGGGCACGGGGCTGAACGCCCCGCGGGGCTACGGCGAGAAGGTGGCCGCCCGCCTGAGCCAACGGATCGGGCTGCCCTTCACCAGCGCGCCCAACAAGTTCCAGGCCCTGGCGGGCCATGAACCGCTGGCCGCCGCCCATGGCGCCCTCACGGTGCTGGCCGGCAGCCTGATGAAGATCGCCAACGACATCCGCTGGCTCGGCAGCGGCCCCCGCTGCGGCCTCGGGGAGCTGATCCTGCCGGAGAACGAGCCGGGCTCCTCGATCATGCCCGGCAAGGTGAATCCCACCCAGTGCGAGAGCCTCACCATGGTGGCGGTGCAGGTGATGGGCAACAACACCGCCGTGCAGATGGCGGCCAGCCAGGGAAATTTCGAGCTGAATGTGTTCAAGCCCCTGATTGCTCACAATCTGCTGGAAAGCATCGAGCTGCTGGCGGGGGCCTGCTCCAGCTTCCGGGAGCACTGCATCGAGGGCCTGCGGCCAGATGAGGGCCGCATCGAAGCGCTGCTGGATCAGAGCCTGATGCTGGTGACGGCGCTCACGCCGGCGATCGGCTACGACCGGGCCTGCTCGATCGCCAAGCATGCCCACCAGCACCAGCTCAGCCTGCGGGAAGCGGCCCTGGTGCTGGGCGACCTCACGGCCGAGGAGTTCGACCACTGGGTGCAACCCGAGCAGATGGTGTGA
- a CDS encoding diguanylate cyclase: MTSAALPADEALRLEVLQRSALLDGPNEERFDRLTRLARRLFDVPIALVTLVDANRQWFKSCMGLNTTETPRDVAFCAHAILEDHIFLIPDARADQRFAHNPLVTGEPNICFYAGRPLKDLQGFALGTLCLIDQKPRELCDDDLATLEDLAQIAESELAGFQLSITDELTGITNRRGFLNLAAYGLTLCQRQKLPATLVFFDLDGLKAINDTRGHAAGDGLIRQFASLLAVAFRSSDLVARLGGDEFVALLVNVTVSDARRAVAALELAAIQEKQKPENTWDLQFSCGVVAFDPSRHGSISDLIEEGDALMYQAKRKKS, encoded by the coding sequence ATGACCAGCGCTGCACTCCCCGCCGATGAAGCTCTGCGCCTGGAGGTACTGCAGCGGAGCGCGCTTCTGGATGGTCCCAACGAAGAGAGGTTTGATCGATTGACCCGGCTGGCCCGACGCCTGTTTGATGTGCCGATCGCCCTGGTGACCCTGGTGGATGCCAACCGGCAGTGGTTCAAATCCTGCATGGGGCTGAATACAACTGAAACCCCTCGCGATGTGGCTTTCTGCGCACACGCCATCCTGGAAGACCACATCTTCCTCATTCCCGATGCCCGTGCAGACCAACGCTTTGCGCACAACCCCCTGGTCACTGGCGAGCCGAACATCTGCTTCTACGCAGGCAGGCCCTTGAAGGATCTCCAAGGCTTTGCCCTTGGAACCCTCTGCCTGATCGATCAGAAACCCCGCGAGCTGTGTGACGACGATCTGGCCACATTGGAGGATCTGGCGCAGATCGCGGAGAGTGAACTGGCCGGCTTCCAGCTCTCGATCACCGATGAACTCACCGGGATCACGAATCGGCGGGGATTCCTGAATCTTGCAGCCTACGGCCTTACGCTCTGCCAGCGCCAGAAGCTCCCGGCAACATTGGTGTTCTTCGATCTCGATGGGCTGAAGGCGATCAACGACACCAGGGGCCACGCCGCCGGCGATGGCCTGATTCGTCAGTTCGCCTCACTGCTGGCGGTGGCCTTCCGCAGCTCGGATCTGGTCGCTCGGTTGGGAGGCGACGAGTTCGTGGCATTGCTGGTCAACGTCACCGTGAGTGACGCGCGCAGGGCAGTGGCAGCCCTGGAGCTTGCAGCCATTCAGGAAAAACAGAAACCCGAGAATACGTGGGACTTGCAGTTCTCCTGCGGGGTCGTTGCCTTCGATCCATCACGCCATGGAAGCATCTCTGATCTGATCGAGGAGGGAGATGCTCTGATGTACCAGGCGAAACGAAAGAAAAGCTAG
- a CDS encoding thylakoid membrane photosystem I accumulation factor, with amino-acid sequence MLSSALLPVLRRAITRLVALVLLSLGLVALPAGAQASLTNDNYDGNIYALYAGNGSLVPPRNSLADALAAHRPSVVIYYLDDSAASKQFSPVVSELQRLWGNNIDLLPLVTDPLQNRPDGGSSDPAHYWKGTVPQVVVLDGDGTVLLDAAGQVNLEAINDAVSRATGIALPEGQATSTTVSFNELNAEVVTSR; translated from the coding sequence TTGTTGTCTTCGGCCCTGCTTCCTGTTCTGCGGCGCGCCATCACCCGGCTGGTGGCGCTGGTGCTGCTCAGCCTCGGCCTGGTCGCCCTGCCCGCCGGAGCCCAGGCCTCGCTCACCAACGACAACTACGACGGCAACATCTACGCCCTCTACGCCGGCAACGGGTCGCTCGTGCCACCCCGCAACAGCCTGGCGGACGCCCTGGCGGCTCACCGGCCGTCGGTGGTGATCTATTACCTCGATGATTCAGCCGCCAGCAAGCAGTTTTCGCCGGTGGTGTCGGAGCTGCAGCGGCTCTGGGGCAACAACATTGACCTGCTGCCCCTGGTGACCGATCCGCTTCAGAACCGGCCCGATGGCGGCAGCAGCGATCCGGCCCACTACTGGAAGGGCACCGTGCCCCAGGTGGTGGTGCTGGATGGAGACGGCACGGTGCTGCTCGACGCCGCCGGCCAGGTGAACCTCGAGGCGATCAACGATGCTGTGAGCCGCGCCACCGGGATCGCCCTGCCGGAAGGGCAGGCCACCAGCACCACCGTCAGCTTCAACGAACTCAATGCCGAGGTGGTGACCAGCCGCTGA